In a single window of the Azospirillum sp. B510 genome:
- the hypA gene encoding hydrogenase maturation nickel metallochaperone HypA, with protein sequence MHELSLCERLLDLLQEESRRHAFRRVTRIRLAVGQFACVDPDALRFAFDVVRRDTLADGAAVEIDQPPGLVWCEDCGCERRVPERLAPCPACGGLRLSPRGGDELTLVELEVA encoded by the coding sequence ATGCACGAGCTTTCATTGTGCGAGCGGCTTCTGGACCTGCTTCAGGAGGAATCGCGACGGCACGCCTTCCGGCGGGTCACCCGCATCCGGCTGGCGGTCGGGCAATTCGCCTGCGTCGATCCCGACGCCCTGCGCTTCGCCTTCGATGTCGTCCGCCGTGACACGCTGGCCGATGGCGCCGCGGTCGAGATCGACCAGCCGCCGGGCCTCGTCTGGTGCGAGGATTGCGGCTGCGAACGGCGGGTGCCGGAGCGGCTCGCCCCCTGCCCGGCCTGCGGCGGCCTCCGCCTCAGCCCGCGCGGCGGCGACGAGCTGACCCTGGTCGAACTGGAAGTGGCCTGA
- a CDS encoding ABC transporter ATP-binding protein — translation MSAPLLEVSDLCVSYGKIEALSNASLRVGEGQIVTVIGPNGAGKTTLLSAIMGVLPSRGRVSFLGREGRSPAIQDMVARGMSLVPEKRALFATMSVEDNLRLGGFRFHARSRREQDAAMEELYALFPRLKERRGQMAATLSGGERQMLALARALMGKPKLLMLDEPSLGLAPLIVREVFRIIAELRRGGVSILLIEQNARAALRVADHAYVLELGRIAMEGPAAELAHDPRVVAAYLGMAGRHQEMLAS, via the coding sequence ATGAGCGCGCCGCTGCTGGAGGTCTCCGACCTCTGCGTCTCCTACGGCAAGATCGAGGCGCTGAGCAACGCCAGCCTGCGGGTGGGCGAGGGGCAGATCGTCACCGTCATCGGCCCGAACGGGGCCGGCAAGACGACGCTGCTGTCCGCCATCATGGGCGTGCTGCCGTCGCGCGGCCGTGTCAGCTTTCTGGGGCGGGAGGGGCGATCGCCGGCGATCCAGGACATGGTGGCGCGCGGCATGAGCCTGGTGCCGGAGAAGCGGGCGCTGTTCGCCACCATGAGCGTGGAGGACAATCTGCGGCTCGGCGGCTTCCGCTTCCATGCGCGATCCCGGCGGGAGCAGGACGCGGCGATGGAGGAGCTCTATGCCCTGTTCCCCCGGCTGAAGGAGCGGCGCGGCCAGATGGCGGCGACGCTGTCGGGCGGCGAGCGGCAGATGCTGGCGCTCGCCCGCGCCCTGATGGGCAAGCCGAAGCTGCTGATGCTGGACGAGCCGTCGCTCGGGCTGGCGCCGCTGATCGTGCGCGAGGTCTTCCGCATCATCGCCGAGCTGCGGCGCGGCGGCGTGTCGATCCTGCTGATCGAGCAGAACGCCCGCGCCGCCTTGCGCGTCGCCGACCACGCCTATGTGCTGGAGCTGGGGCGCATCGCCATGGAGGGGCCGGCGGCGGAGCTGGCGCATGACCCGCGCGTGGTGGCGGCCTATCTCGGCATGGCCGGCAGGCATCAGGAGATGCTCGCCTCATGA
- a CDS encoding RidA family protein — protein sequence MAQHDAITPAGRQALYERHRYSAAIRSGDLLFVSGQVGSRADGSPEPDFERQVRQAFDNLATVLAAAGCGLGDIVDVTTFHTDPANQIETVMAVRETLIGDPPYPNWTAVGVTWLAGFDFEIKVIARIPAAA from the coding sequence ATGGCGCAACACGACGCAATCACCCCGGCCGGCCGACAAGCCCTGTATGAGCGGCACCGTTATTCGGCGGCGATCCGGTCCGGGGATCTGCTGTTCGTATCGGGGCAGGTCGGCAGCCGTGCCGACGGCTCGCCCGAGCCGGACTTTGAACGGCAGGTGCGGCAGGCCTTCGACAATCTCGCCACTGTGCTTGCCGCAGCCGGCTGCGGCTTGGGCGACATCGTCGACGTCACCACCTTCCACACCGACCCGGCGAACCAGATCGAGACCGTCATGGCGGTGCGCGAAACGCTGATCGGCGATCCGCCCTATCCGAACTGGACGGCGGTCGGGGTGACCTGGCTCGCCGGGTTCGATTTCGAGATCAAGGTCATCGCCCGCATTCCCGCCGCCGCGTGA
- a CDS encoding ABC transporter substrate-binding protein — protein MFAKRLAVPLLLGALTAGLAAGAEAQVKIGVVSSATGPVALVGIPQKNSVPLLPASIAGQTVQYIALDDASDPTATVTAFKKLITEEKVDAIIGPSGSPNAMGVIPFAAEAGVPMLAPVGSAAAVLPMTDQKKWVFKTTQNDDLIAEALLDHMAKTGVKTAGFIGAADPFGDNWLKVFAEGLAKRGIKLVATERFQRQDTSLTAQGLKILSARPDAVLVAAPGSASVLPQTTLYDQGYRGKVYQTHGAALPDFLKLGGKKVEGTILAASLMLVLDQMPDSHPSKKIAADYIAAYEKLNGSKPATFGANVYDAGLLLERTIPVALKSGEPGTAAFRGALRDALEQVKELAGTQGVYTMTPADHSGFDARGRELITVSGGKWTLVK, from the coding sequence GTGTTCGCAAAGAGACTGGCGGTTCCGTTGCTGCTCGGGGCGCTGACGGCCGGACTGGCGGCCGGGGCCGAGGCGCAGGTGAAGATCGGCGTGGTGAGTTCGGCGACCGGTCCGGTCGCCCTGGTCGGCATTCCGCAGAAGAACAGCGTCCCGCTGCTGCCGGCCAGCATCGCCGGCCAGACGGTGCAATACATCGCGCTCGACGACGCCAGCGATCCGACGGCGACCGTCACCGCCTTCAAGAAGCTGATCACCGAGGAGAAGGTGGACGCCATCATCGGCCCGTCGGGATCGCCCAACGCCATGGGCGTCATCCCGTTCGCCGCCGAGGCCGGCGTGCCGATGCTGGCCCCGGTCGGCTCGGCCGCCGCCGTGCTGCCGATGACCGACCAGAAGAAATGGGTGTTCAAGACCACCCAGAACGACGACCTGATCGCCGAGGCGCTGCTGGACCATATGGCGAAGACCGGGGTCAAGACCGCCGGCTTCATCGGCGCCGCCGATCCCTTCGGCGACAACTGGCTGAAGGTGTTCGCCGAGGGCCTGGCCAAGCGCGGCATCAAGCTGGTGGCGACCGAGCGGTTCCAGCGCCAGGACACCTCGCTGACCGCCCAGGGGCTGAAGATCCTGTCGGCCCGGCCCGACGCGGTGCTGGTCGCCGCCCCCGGCAGTGCCTCGGTCCTGCCGCAGACGACGCTGTACGACCAGGGCTATCGCGGCAAGGTCTATCAGACGCATGGCGCCGCCCTGCCCGATTTCCTCAAGCTGGGCGGCAAGAAGGTGGAGGGCACCATCCTGGCCGCCAGCCTGATGCTGGTGCTGGACCAGATGCCGGACAGCCACCCGTCCAAGAAGATCGCCGCCGACTACATCGCCGCCTACGAGAAGCTCAACGGCTCCAAGCCGGCGACCTTCGGCGCCAACGTCTATGACGCCGGCCTGCTGCTGGAGCGCACCATCCCGGTGGCGCTGAAGAGCGGCGAGCCGGGAACCGCCGCCTTCCGCGGCGCGCTGCGCGACGCGCTGGAACAGGTTAAGGAGCTGGCGGGAACCCAGGGCGTCTACACCATGACCCCGGCCGACCACAGCGGCTTCGACGCCCGTGGACGCGAGCTGATCACCGTATCCGGCGGCAAGTGGACGCTGGTCAAGTGA
- a CDS encoding hemerythrin domain-containing protein, giving the protein MDAIRIIKDEHFAIAAVLHALRHQIRAIRGGAAPDFPLLRAILDYIVSYPDHWHHPKEDRFLFAAIRRRAPEAEDLLGRLEREHALGYPMIETLKRQLVRFEAGDDGAAEDFFATAERYAALEYGHLQTEEEQLLPLAERTLTAEDWREIDDAFRENDNPLFGLKPREEAERLYQRILDLAPPPIGYGRRDADR; this is encoded by the coding sequence ATGGACGCCATCCGCATCATCAAGGACGAGCATTTCGCCATCGCCGCGGTGCTGCATGCCCTGCGCCATCAGATCCGCGCCATCCGCGGCGGGGCAGCCCCCGATTTCCCGCTGCTGCGCGCCATCCTCGACTACATCGTCAGCTATCCCGACCACTGGCATCATCCGAAGGAGGATCGCTTCCTCTTCGCCGCCATCCGCCGCCGCGCGCCGGAGGCGGAAGACCTGCTCGGCAGGCTGGAGCGCGAACATGCGCTCGGCTATCCGATGATCGAGACGCTGAAGCGGCAGCTGGTCCGGTTCGAGGCCGGCGACGACGGCGCGGCGGAGGATTTCTTCGCCACCGCCGAACGCTACGCCGCCCTCGAATACGGCCATCTCCAGACCGAGGAGGAGCAGCTGCTACCGCTGGCCGAACGGACCCTGACGGCGGAGGATTGGCGGGAGATCGACGACGCCTTCCGCGAGAACGACAATCCGCTGTTCGGCCTCAAGCCGCGGGAGGAGGCGGAACGGCTCTACCAGCGCATCCTCGATCTGGCCCCGCCGCCCATCGGCTACGGCCGGCGGGACGCCGACCGCTGA
- a CDS encoding MarR family winged helix-turn-helix transcriptional regulator produces MAIAKKLRRYIPSDPAFNVEEFPFYWLARVQGVYSQRMEAALKRIGTDIPSWRVLFILKTRGTSSISELSTHAIVKLSTMTRIVYRMKAEGLVETGTNADDGRVTEVTMTPAGDALAERIQEATTKLFARSFEGLSEAQIARLNAILQQLYDNLAED; encoded by the coding sequence ATGGCCATCGCCAAGAAACTTCGCCGCTACATCCCGTCGGACCCCGCGTTCAATGTGGAGGAATTTCCGTTCTATTGGCTTGCCCGCGTCCAGGGCGTCTACAGCCAGAGGATGGAAGCCGCGTTGAAGCGGATCGGCACCGACATCCCGAGCTGGCGGGTGCTGTTCATCCTGAAGACGCGCGGCACGTCGAGCATTTCGGAGCTCTCGACCCACGCCATCGTCAAGCTGTCGACGATGACCCGCATCGTCTACCGCATGAAGGCGGAAGGGCTGGTCGAGACCGGCACCAACGCCGACGATGGCCGCGTCACCGAAGTGACGATGACCCCGGCCGGCGACGCGCTGGCCGAACGCATCCAGGAGGCGACAACGAAACTGTTCGCCCGCAGTTTCGAGGGGCTGTCGGAAGCGCAGATCGCCAGGCTGAACGCCATTCTTCAGCAGCTCTACGACAATCTGGCGGAGGATTGA
- a CDS encoding diguanylate cyclase, whose translation MKRAWVGTTIGLIILLNGVLGGLLAAERRAYVDGMMHVAALAATHTAEHMDAAMEVADRTISVIMEFMRLSDRIGGLEEIEVHRLLLHQQVITPSLISLYIVSPDGRLRYDSRSAHPVKADLSDRDYVQYHLNGGADILFIGKPVVSRMTGEWIVPVSRRVEDRFGRLIGIVTAALDPAVFSALLQASPLPEGMRAVILSPSGFVFGCLSGTEELGRSAADWPLFLDHLQSVGTAAATTIMTEKGAILPGVVGPGAYDVSSRHGVIVAANIATRDAIADWEGRLPVYFALDIVLSVGGGMLSVILHRQVTRRRRALRELADANARLEQRVADRTAALQRSEERLTAFVTTARDAMLVVDGHGVVQFFNPAATALFGYDADDVIGKSFDMLLPGQLAVFQERVGCAGHGGDEKDCIGELMARHRSGVEFPVEFTLGISRNGGEVIFVGVLRDIRERKLQEERLWQLATLDPLTGLLNRRAFMERGAALLEEGWRQGRPVSVLMIDADHFKSINDGFGHQTGDVVLRMLAGILAAAVRGDDLLGRLGGEEFAVILPGADGPDADGIAERLLADVRQARVPAPGRILTITISIGISVAQRRCALEDLLAAADRALYEAKTMGRDRRAIAA comes from the coding sequence ATGAAGCGCGCATGGGTCGGCACGACCATCGGACTGATCATCCTGCTGAATGGCGTGCTTGGCGGCCTGCTCGCGGCGGAGCGCCGCGCCTATGTCGACGGGATGATGCATGTGGCGGCGCTGGCCGCCACCCACACCGCCGAACATATGGACGCGGCGATGGAGGTCGCCGACCGTACGATCTCCGTAATCATGGAATTCATGCGGCTCTCCGACCGGATCGGCGGCCTTGAGGAGATCGAGGTCCATCGGCTGCTGCTCCACCAGCAGGTCATCACCCCAAGTCTGATCAGCCTTTACATCGTTTCGCCGGATGGGCGCCTGCGGTATGATTCCCGTTCGGCGCACCCGGTGAAGGCGGACCTGTCCGACCGGGATTATGTCCAATATCACCTGAACGGCGGCGCCGACATCCTGTTCATCGGAAAGCCAGTCGTCAGCCGGATGACCGGCGAGTGGATCGTTCCGGTCAGCCGGCGGGTCGAGGATCGGTTCGGGCGCCTGATCGGGATCGTCACCGCGGCACTCGATCCCGCCGTCTTTTCGGCGCTGCTGCAAGCCTCCCCCCTGCCCGAGGGCATGCGGGCGGTCATCCTGTCACCGTCGGGATTCGTCTTCGGTTGTCTTAGCGGGACGGAGGAGCTGGGCCGCTCCGCTGCCGACTGGCCGCTGTTCCTCGATCATCTGCAAAGCGTCGGGACCGCCGCCGCCACGACCATCATGACCGAGAAGGGGGCCATCCTGCCGGGCGTGGTCGGGCCGGGCGCCTATGACGTCAGCTCCCGCCATGGCGTCATCGTGGCGGCCAACATCGCCACGCGGGATGCGATCGCCGACTGGGAGGGCCGCCTGCCGGTCTATTTCGCGCTCGACATCGTGCTGAGCGTCGGCGGTGGGATGCTGTCCGTCATCCTCCACCGGCAGGTGACCCGGCGGCGGCGGGCGCTGCGGGAACTGGCCGACGCGAATGCCCGGCTGGAACAGCGCGTGGCGGACCGGACGGCCGCCCTTCAGCGCAGCGAGGAACGCCTGACCGCCTTCGTGACCACCGCCCGCGACGCGATGCTGGTGGTGGATGGACATGGCGTCGTCCAGTTCTTCAATCCGGCCGCGACCGCGCTGTTCGGGTATGACGCCGACGACGTGATCGGCAAGAGCTTCGACATGCTGCTGCCGGGCCAGCTGGCCGTCTTCCAGGAGCGCGTGGGGTGCGCGGGCCATGGGGGCGACGAGAAGGACTGCATCGGCGAGCTGATGGCCCGGCACCGCAGCGGCGTCGAGTTTCCGGTCGAATTCACGCTGGGTATCTCCCGCAACGGGGGCGAGGTGATCTTCGTCGGCGTCCTGCGCGACATCCGCGAGCGCAAGTTGCAGGAGGAAAGGCTGTGGCAGCTTGCCACTCTGGACCCGCTGACCGGGCTGCTGAACCGGCGCGCCTTCATGGAGCGCGGCGCCGCCCTGCTGGAGGAGGGCTGGCGGCAGGGCAGGCCGGTCAGCGTCCTGATGATCGACGCCGACCATTTCAAGTCGATCAATGACGGCTTCGGCCATCAGACCGGCGACGTCGTGCTGCGCATGCTGGCCGGCATCCTGGCGGCGGCGGTGCGCGGCGACGACCTTCTGGGCCGCCTGGGCGGCGAGGAGTTCGCCGTCATCCTGCCGGGAGCCGATGGTCCCGACGCCGACGGCATCGCCGAGCGGCTGCTGGCCGATGTCCGCCAGGCGCGGGTGCCGGCGCCTGGCCGGATTCTGACCATCACCATCAGCATCGGCATCAGCGTGGCGCAGCGGCGCTGCGCGCTGGAGGATCTGCTGGCGGCGGCGGACCGGGCGCTTTACGAGGCCAAGACCATGGGCCGCGACCGGCGCGCCATCGCGGCCTGA
- a CDS encoding branched-chain amino acid ABC transporter permease, whose amino-acid sequence MNFQIIMLLGQDGITNGAIYALLALSILLVFTVTRILLIPQGEFVSFAALTMAAMQGGTPVRLGWLLLALAAAAFVMDIQAGFRRDGRLAIRRGSAFGLLYAAGLTALTVLVPLAEAGVAVQALATVALMVPLGLAIYRVFYQPIAAAHPLVLLIVSIAVHVVMVGIGLLMFGPEGARTEPFSDGVLSFGMVMLNSQTIWVVAVSLALILGLYLFFERSLYGKALRAAAVNRLGAELVGISPELAGKASFALAGLIGSLSGILIAPITTIYYDSGFIIGLKGFVCAIIGGLASYPAAAIGALLIAQAESFSTFWASSYKEVIVFTLILPVLVWRSLSHHGAEDEE is encoded by the coding sequence ATGAATTTCCAGATCATCATGCTGCTGGGCCAGGACGGGATCACCAACGGCGCCATCTACGCGCTGCTGGCCCTGTCGATCCTGCTGGTCTTCACCGTCACCCGCATCCTGCTGATTCCGCAGGGCGAGTTCGTCTCCTTCGCCGCGCTCACCATGGCGGCGATGCAGGGCGGCACCCCGGTCCGGCTGGGCTGGCTGCTGCTGGCGCTGGCCGCCGCCGCCTTCGTCATGGACATCCAGGCCGGCTTCAGGCGGGATGGCCGGCTGGCGATCCGCCGGGGCTCCGCCTTCGGCCTGCTCTATGCGGCGGGCCTGACGGCGCTGACCGTCCTCGTGCCGCTGGCCGAGGCGGGGGTGGCGGTGCAGGCGCTGGCGACGGTGGCGCTGATGGTGCCGCTGGGGCTGGCGATCTACCGCGTCTTCTACCAGCCGATCGCCGCCGCCCACCCGCTGGTGCTGCTGATCGTCTCCATCGCCGTGCATGTGGTGATGGTCGGCATCGGGCTTTTGATGTTCGGGCCGGAGGGGGCGCGGACGGAGCCGTTTTCCGACGGCGTCCTCAGCTTCGGCATGGTGATGCTGAACAGCCAGACCATCTGGGTGGTGGCGGTGTCGCTGGCGCTGATCCTGGGCCTGTACCTGTTCTTCGAACGCAGCCTGTACGGCAAGGCGCTGCGCGCCGCCGCCGTCAACCGGCTGGGGGCGGAGCTGGTCGGCATCTCGCCCGAACTGGCGGGCAAGGCCAGCTTCGCGCTCGCCGGGCTGATCGGCAGCCTGTCCGGCATCCTGATCGCGCCGATCACCACGATCTATTACGACAGCGGCTTCATCATCGGGCTGAAGGGCTTCGTCTGCGCCATCATCGGCGGGCTGGCGAGCTATCCGGCCGCCGCCATCGGCGCCCTGCTGATCGCGCAGGCCGAATCCTTCTCCACCTTCTGGGCCAGCAGCTACAAGGAGGTGATCGTCTTCACGCTGATCCTCCCGGTCCTGGTCTGGCGCTCGCTGTCCCACCATGGCGCGGAGGATGAGGAATGA
- a CDS encoding branched-chain amino acid ABC transporter ATP-binding protein/permease: protein MPRLSPSGRILLALVPLLAVAPLLLPTYQVTLANNIGVFALATLGLVLLTGVAGMTSFGQAAFVGVSAYATAYLATAAAGDLPAPLAWMAGSPLAGLAAGLLLTLAIALVLGAVTLRLSGHYLPLGTIAWGLSLFYLFGTLEFLGGHSGVTGIPALSLFGVSFDRAESLFYLIWAILLLAVAATLNLLDSRVGRAIRALRGGQRMSESMGVDSFRAKMTAFLVSALYAGLAGWLYAYTQRFVSPAPFSLQAGIDFLFMALIGGVGQVWGAVIGAAGVTFARQWLQDLLPHLLGRTGNFEAIVFGLLIILLMQRLPGGIAGWIAKAFERRRHRRPGRSETAEADSAIADPSIADPLPRRPMPAKGEVVLEARGVTRRFGGLVANRDISFTVRAGEILAVIGPNGAGKSTLFNQLSCVDHPTSGEILFRGERIDGRTARAMAGAGLSRSFQHVKLLPTMSVLENVAIGAHLRGSKGVAAAALRLNRAEEARLLDEARRQLVRVGLGQHLHAEAGSLALGQQRILEIARALCADPCLLLLDEPAAGLRFLEKQALAELLVRLRSEGMAILLVEHDMDFVMGLVDRVYVMEFGERIAEGPPETIQTNPAVLEAYLGGVE, encoded by the coding sequence ATGCCCAGGCTTTCGCCATCCGGCCGGATCCTGCTGGCGCTGGTGCCGCTGCTGGCCGTGGCACCGCTGCTGCTGCCCACATATCAGGTCACGCTCGCCAACAACATCGGCGTCTTCGCGCTGGCGACGCTCGGCCTCGTGCTGCTGACCGGCGTCGCCGGCATGACCAGCTTCGGGCAGGCCGCCTTCGTCGGCGTCAGCGCCTATGCCACCGCCTATCTCGCCACCGCCGCCGCCGGCGACCTGCCGGCACCGCTCGCCTGGATGGCCGGGTCGCCGCTCGCCGGGCTGGCGGCCGGGCTGCTGCTGACGCTGGCCATCGCGCTCGTGCTGGGGGCGGTGACGCTGCGGCTGTCCGGCCATTACCTGCCGCTCGGCACCATCGCCTGGGGGCTGTCGCTGTTCTACCTGTTCGGCACCCTGGAGTTTCTCGGCGGCCACAGCGGGGTGACCGGCATCCCGGCGCTGTCCCTGTTCGGCGTCTCCTTCGACCGGGCGGAGTCGCTGTTCTACCTGATCTGGGCGATCCTGCTGTTGGCGGTGGCGGCGACGCTGAACCTGCTGGATTCCCGCGTCGGCCGCGCCATCCGCGCGCTGCGCGGCGGCCAGCGCATGTCGGAATCGATGGGCGTCGACAGTTTCCGCGCCAAGATGACCGCCTTTCTGGTTTCGGCCCTCTATGCCGGGCTGGCGGGCTGGCTCTACGCCTACACCCAGCGCTTCGTCAGCCCGGCGCCCTTCAGCCTCCAGGCCGGCATCGACTTCCTGTTCATGGCGCTGATCGGCGGGGTGGGGCAGGTCTGGGGGGCGGTGATCGGCGCGGCCGGCGTCACCTTCGCCCGGCAGTGGTTGCAGGACCTGCTGCCGCATCTGCTGGGCCGCACCGGCAATTTCGAAGCCATCGTCTTCGGCCTGCTGATCATCCTGCTGATGCAGCGCCTGCCCGGCGGCATCGCCGGCTGGATCGCCAAGGCGTTCGAGCGCCGCCGGCATCGGCGCCCCGGCCGCTCCGAAACGGCGGAGGCGGATTCGGCCATCGCCGATCCGTCCATCGCGGACCCGCTGCCGCGCCGGCCGATGCCGGCCAAGGGCGAGGTGGTGCTGGAGGCGAGGGGGGTGACGCGGCGTTTCGGCGGGCTGGTCGCCAACCGCGACATCAGCTTCACCGTGCGGGCCGGCGAGATCCTGGCGGTCATCGGTCCCAACGGGGCGGGCAAGAGCACGCTGTTCAACCAGCTCTCCTGCGTCGACCATCCGACCTCCGGCGAGATTCTGTTCCGTGGCGAGCGGATCGACGGCCGCACCGCCCGCGCCATGGCCGGCGCCGGCCTCAGCCGCAGCTTCCAGCATGTGAAACTGCTGCCGACCATGAGCGTGCTGGAGAATGTCGCCATCGGCGCCCATCTGCGCGGCTCCAAGGGCGTCGCCGCCGCCGCCCTGCGGCTGAACCGGGCCGAGGAGGCGCGGCTGCTCGACGAGGCGCGGCGCCAGCTGGTCCGGGTCGGGCTCGGCCAGCATCTCCATGCCGAGGCGGGCAGTCTGGCGCTCGGCCAACAGCGCATCCTGGAGATCGCCCGCGCGCTGTGCGCCGACCCCTGCCTGCTGCTGCTGGACGAACCGGCCGCCGGCCTGCGCTTCCTCGAAAAACAGGCGCTGGCTGAGCTGCTGGTGAGGCTGCGGTCGGAGGGGATGGCGATCCTGCTGGTCGAGCATGACATGGATTTCGTCATGGGGCTGGTCGACCGCGTCTATGTCATGGAGTTCGGCGAGCGCATCGCCGAAGGCCCGCCGGAGACGATCCAGACCAACCCGGCCGTCCTCGAAGCCTATCTGGGAGGTGTCGAATGA
- a CDS encoding amidase, with product MTSATIFVQALDIAPGALASGNGSGGTLPTALPTVAIKDTIDIAGTPTRAGSRSLADAAPAAGHAEVVGNLLASGWRIVGKTTMHELAFGTTGINRWAGTAPNPRFPAFVPGGSSSGSAAAVAAGLADAAIGTDTGGSVRIPAACCGVFGLKPTFGRVSRHGVMPAETSLDCVGPFAADMDRLSACMAAIDPTFGPLPAIDGVTIGLLDPESAGDVDGGIAAAVRAAVGSSDLPVEPVALAGMRAAFEAGLSVINVETWAACAALVETGLVGEDVAVRLRNAARTTAEDLARAEAVRAAFTAEVDALLARVAVIALPTMAGPPPLVADAGDTSRLVRMTTLVRPFNLSGHPAIAIPLAAVDGAPASLQLVAAKGADELLCAVAAHIAARLPAP from the coding sequence ATGACATCCGCCACGATCTTCGTCCAGGCCCTTGATATCGCGCCCGGGGCTCTCGCGTCCGGGAACGGAAGCGGCGGCACTCTTCCGACCGCCCTTCCCACCGTCGCGATCAAGGACACCATCGACATCGCCGGCACGCCGACGCGCGCCGGCAGCCGGTCGCTGGCGGATGCGGCGCCGGCCGCCGGCCATGCCGAGGTCGTCGGCAACCTGCTGGCCAGCGGCTGGCGGATCGTCGGCAAGACGACGATGCACGAGCTCGCCTTCGGCACCACCGGCATCAACCGCTGGGCCGGCACCGCGCCCAACCCGCGCTTCCCCGCCTTCGTGCCCGGCGGCTCCTCCAGCGGGTCGGCCGCCGCCGTCGCCGCCGGGCTGGCCGATGCCGCGATCGGCACCGACACCGGCGGCTCGGTCCGCATTCCGGCGGCCTGCTGCGGCGTCTTCGGGTTGAAGCCGACCTTCGGGCGGGTCAGCCGCCACGGTGTGATGCCGGCGGAGACCTCGCTCGACTGCGTCGGCCCCTTCGCCGCCGACATGGACCGGCTGTCCGCCTGCATGGCCGCCATCGACCCGACCTTCGGGCCGCTTCCCGCCATTGACGGCGTGACCATCGGCCTGCTCGATCCGGAATCCGCCGGTGACGTCGACGGCGGCATCGCCGCCGCCGTGCGCGCCGCGGTGGGGTCATCCGACCTGCCGGTGGAGCCGGTCGCCCTGGCCGGCATGCGCGCCGCCTTCGAGGCCGGTCTGTCGGTGATCAATGTCGAGACCTGGGCCGCCTGCGCCGCCCTGGTCGAGACCGGGCTGGTGGGCGAGGATGTCGCGGTCCGTCTGCGCAACGCCGCCCGCACCACGGCGGAGGATCTCGCCCGCGCCGAGGCGGTGCGCGCGGCCTTCACCGCCGAGGTCGACGCCCTGCTGGCGCGGGTGGCGGTCATCGCCCTGCCGACCATGGCCGGACCGCCGCCGCTGGTGGCCGATGCCGGCGACACCAGCCGGCTGGTCCGCATGACCACGCTGGTCCGCCCCTTCAACCTGTCGGGCCATCCGGCGATCGCCATCCCGCTCGCCGCCGTCGACGGCGCCCCGGCGAGCCTTCAGCTGGTCGCCGCCAAGGGCGCCGACGAGCTACTGTGCGCGGTGGCCGCCCACATCGCGGCCCGCCTGCCGGCGCCCTGA
- a CDS encoding HypC/HybG/HupF family hydrogenase formation chaperone — protein MCLGVPALILGVADAGRMTVTAEMLGERREVNLSCLAAPDEPLSGWTGDWVLVHLGFALSRITEADARATLDLLRQLDEAEDGRGHLKASLIG, from the coding sequence ATGTGCCTTGGAGTTCCCGCTCTCATCCTCGGCGTCGCCGATGCCGGCCGGATGACCGTGACCGCCGAGATGCTGGGCGAAAGGCGGGAGGTGAACCTGTCCTGCCTCGCCGCGCCGGACGAGCCGCTGTCCGGCTGGACCGGCGACTGGGTGCTGGTCCATCTCGGCTTCGCCCTGTCCCGCATCACGGAGGCCGACGCGCGGGCGACGCTCGACCTGCTGCGCCAACTCGACGAGGCGGAGGACGGGCGCGGCCATCTGAAAGCGTCCCTGATCGGCTGA